The Vibrio aphrogenes genomic interval TCCACTTCAACTAACACATCGCCTTCTTTAACTTGAATTCCTGAATCGAAATTAATGCGATCAATTTGCCCACTGGCTTGCGCCGTTAAGGTTACGCCTTGAATAGGTTCAATAAAACCAATGGCATTAATGGTTGGGGTCCAAGTCTCTGGCGACAAGGTTGTGACGGTTACTGGGAACTCAGGCTCTGGCATATTCGCCATGTACTCTGCGATCTTAGTTTGTTTGAACATGTTAAAGCCGATCACACTACCAAATAGTAGTATCGCGACGACTAACATAATGAAAGTCCACTTTTTCATTCTGATAAAAGCTCCAAGTTAATGTTGAATAACCGCATCCCAACTGGCTTCAATAGCCGCATCAAGGGTTGCTTGTGTAATGGTGTAACTGCCAACGACGTGTTTTTTTGCAATGGATAAGCTCACGTCTAGGCTTAAACTGGCGAGAATATAATTATCTAAGGGTTTAAATATGCCTTGTGCTTTTCCTTCATTGAACATAGCGTCAATTTTGTAAAATAATTGACGTTCAATGTCGTTACCACAGGTCGGCTTTACGGGTAATGATTCGTATTGGAGACGGTTTAGAATAATGTCGACTTCATTTTTCGTGGTCGCCATATTCGATACATTTCTCCAAATTAATATGAATCTCTCTTTTAAAGGCATGTGGTCTTCCACGCCTTGTTGTACTATATCGGCTACTTGTTGAAGGACGTGTAAGCGAATGGCTTCGACAAGATCATCCTTATCTTGGAAATAGCGATAAATCGTACCTGCAGCAATACCTGCTTCTTGAGCAAGTTTGTGCATCGACATCCCTTGAAAACCGGTTCTGGCAAGCATTTGCTCAGCGGTATTTAAGATCAGCTGTCGTTTATCTACAATAGAATTATCGGTTGGATTGGTCATAAATCAAACACATGAATGAACGTTCATTCATTATATTCTTAACTTTTGATATCGCCACTAAAATTATAAAATTGAATTATTTTGTTACATCTAGGCTGATTGCTAACAAATGAAACACGACTGAGAGCAAAATGAGATTAAACCCTAGACAAGACGAAGCAGTAAAATACGTGTCAGGCCCATGCTTGGTCCTCGCCGGTGCCGGGTCGGGCAAAACGCGAGTGATCACTAATAAGATTGCCTATTTGGTACAACAATGTGGCTATCAAGCAAGACATATCGCCGCGGTGACCTTTACCAATAAAGCCGCTCGAGAAATGAAAGAACGGGTAGGACAAACTCTGGGCAAGGCCGAGTCGCGTGGCTTAATGGTATCGACCTTTCACACTTTAGGTCTGAATATTATTCGTCGTGAATATAAAACATTAGGTCTGAAATCGGGTTTTTCATTGTTTGATGACCAAGACCAGCTAGCGTTATTAAAAGAATTAACCGAAACCCAATTAGATGGTGATAAAGATCTGTTACGTCAGTTAATGAGCAGCATTTCCAACTGGAAAAATGACATGCTGACGCCCGATCAGGTCAAAGCACAAGCCCGTTCAGAGCAAGAGCAATTATTTGCCTTTTGCTTTGAAATGTACCTCAAGCAAATGAAGGCTTACAACGCACTTGATTTTGATGATTTGATTGCCATGCCGGTATTGCTGCTGAAAACGCACCAAGAAGTGAGAGAGCGTTGGCAAGCGAAAATTCGCTATTTGCTGGTGGATGAATATCAAGATACCAACACCAGTCAATATGAATTAGTTCGCCTGCTGGTGGGAGAAAGAGCGCGTTTAACTGTTGTAGGAGATGATGACCAGTCGATTTATTCTTGGCGTGGGGCTCGACCGCAAAACCTAGTGTTATTGAATCAAGATTTCCCACAATTAAAAATCATTAAGCTTGAGCAAAATTATCGTTCGACTAGCCGTATTTTACGTTGTGCCAATATTTTGATTGCCAACAACCCACATGTGTTTGAAAAAACATTATTTTCTGAAATTCCTGATGGCGAAAAGCTCAAGTTATTGACCGCCAAAAATGAAGAGCATGAAGCGGAGCGGGTTACTGGTGAAATCATCGCGCATAAATTTTTAAATCGTACTCAATATAAAGATTATGCCATTTTGTATCGCGGTAATCATCAGTCACGACTGATTGAAAAATCGTTAATGCAAAACCGAGTGCCGTATAAAATTTCAGGGGGAACATCATTTTTTGCCCGTGCAGAAATTAAAGACATCATGGCTTATTTACGTGTCTTGGTGAATCCGGATGATGACAATGCGTTTTTACGAATCGTGAATACTCCCAAACGTGAAATTGGCCCTGTGACGTTAGAAAAACTGGGCAGTTATGCCAACATGCGCGGTAAGAGTTTATTTGCGGCCAGTTTTGAGTTGGGACTTGAACATCATCTATCAGGGAGAGGCTTGGAAGCATTGCGTCGATTTACCTCTTGGATTGTGGAAATTGCAGACAATGCAGAACGAGGTAACACCGTGGAAGCGGTACGCTCATTAGTGCGTGATATTAATTACGAAGATTGGTTATATGAAACTTCATCGAGCCCGAAAGCGGCTGAAATGAGGATGAAAAACGTTTCAGATTTATATACATGGATTACCTCCGATTTAGAAGGTGACAATTACGACCAAGAAGTCAAAACCTTAAAAGAGGTGGTACAACGCTTAACGCTACGGGACATGATGGAGCGAGGTGAAGGAGAAGATGACGCTGACCAAGTGCAGTTGATGACTTTGCATGCCTCGAAAGGCTTGGAGTTTCCTTATGTGTATTTGATGGGGGCAGAAGAAGGAATTTTGCCACATCAAACCAGTATCGATGAAGATAATGTGGATGAAGAGCGTCGCCTTATGTATGTTGGGATTACTCGAGCACAAAGAGAACTAACATTTACGATGTGTCGTGAGCGTCGTCAATACGGGGAAATCTTAAAGCCGACTCAGAGCCGTTTTTTAGATGAATTACCCTTTGATGATGTGGAGTGGGAATTACACAAGAAACCGCAAACTGCCGAAGAACGCATGGAAAAAGGGCAAGCTCACATTGCCAATTTAAGAGCGATGTTTAAAAAGTAAGACTGCGCTGGTTTCGATTACTAATCAACCTCAGGTTAAATAAGAAAGCCTTGCGACTTGATGTGATGGTCAAGGCAAGGCTTTTGTCTATTTGGTTTGCTTTTTAATGGCAAACGCTACAGAGCGATATTGACTATAGCCCGGCAGCCATGTATTCAATGGCTGCTTTGATTTCATCATCAGAACAATCCATACAAGTGCCTTTTGCGGGCATGGCATTAAACCCTTCAATAGCATGCTTAATTAATGTGGCTTCACCTTGTGCTATACGTGGCGCCCAATCGCCAGCGTCGTCCTTTTTCGGCGCACCACTGACACCTGTACCATGACAAGCAATACAGAAGGTACTATAGACGGCAGCACCATCACGAGGACCTGAAGGGGTTTCTACCACGGGTTCATTGCCAGCTAAATACACATCACCAACCGGTTTAATACGATCAGCAATGGCTGCTCGTTCGCTATCACTAATTCCTGAAGCAAAAGTAAAGGAAGAAAAGGTTAATGTTGCGGTCAGAATAATTAAAGTTTGGCGATTCATATCCATAAACTCACTCTATGCTCAGGTTGCAATAATATGATGCGTTTGCTCATCGTGAGCAAATCTAGTTATAAATTTGTAAACAGAACGTGATTGTATCTTTTTAATATCTCTCTATAAACTATAAGATCGCTGTGACATGGAGTGCGTCACATCCTAAAACGGTTTATTTATGCTTTAATTGCTGAAAAACACATCAAACAGTAAAAAAAGATGAAAAAGTACTAGACGACCTAGTACGATATCCGTATTATTCCTCTCCGCCGATAGGGCATGCGCCCGTAGCTCAGCTGGATAGAGCGTTGCCCTCCGGAGGCAAAGGTCGAAGGTTCGAATCCTTTCGGGCGTGCCATTCGGACAGCTTTGAGAGTATCGGTAAAAAACATTGGTGGCTATAGCTCAGTTGGTAGAGTCCCGGATTGTGATTCCGGTTGTCGCGAGTTCAAGCCTCGTTAGCCACCCCATATTTTAGGTACGAGTTTATATCCCTAGTTATTAGGAAGATTAAAACTGGCACCTCTAGGAACTAGTAAACTAGAGACTAGGAACTTACATCGGTGAATCGCGTAACTTAGTAGCGCATCTCCGGCTTTTGGAAATAAGCGGACCAGAGGGTGAGCCTCAGTTTGTTTAACTAAAAGCGAATACAAAATTCGGTGAATAGCGCAGCTTGGTAGCGCATCTCCGGCTTTTAGGAATAAGTGGACCCGAGGGTGACCCTCAGTTTGTTTAACTAAAAGCGAATACAAAACTCGGTGAATAGCGCAGCTTGGTAGCGCATCTGGTTTGGGACCAGAGGGTCGGGGGTTCGAATCCCTCTTCACCGACCACTTTATATAAGCCCTGAAAGCTCAGGGCTTATCATATTTGTGGTGGCTATAGCTCAGTTGGTAGAGTCCCGGATTGTGATTCCGGTTGTCGCGAGTTCAAGCCTCGTTAGCCACCCCATATTTTAGGTACGAGTTTATATTCCTAGTTACTAGGAAGATTAAAACTGGCACCTCTAGGAACTAGTAAACTAGGGACTAGGAACTTACATCGGTGAATAGCGCAGCTTAGTAGCGCATCTCCGGCTTTTAGGAATAAGTGGACCAGAGGGTGACCCTCAGTTTGTTTAACTAAAAGCGAATACAAAACTCGGTGAATAGCGCAGCTTGGTAGCGCATCTGGTTTGGGACCAGAGGGTCGGGGGTTCGAATCCCTCTTCACCGACCACCTTAAAAAAAGGCTCTGCAGCAATGCAGAGCCTTTTTTGCATCTAATCCCCGATAATTCGTGGGTTCGCCTGATATACAAATCTTGGCTCTTCACCAACCACAATAAAAGGTTTGCAGCAATGCAGAGCCTTTTTTGCATCTAATCCCCGACAATTCGTGGGTTCGCCTGATATATGAATCTTGGCTCTTCACCGCCCACAATA includes:
- a CDS encoding TetR/AcrR family transcriptional regulator, which gives rise to MTNPTDNSIVDKRQLILNTAEQMLARTGFQGMSMHKLAQEAGIAAGTIYRYFQDKDDLVEAIRLHVLQQVADIVQQGVEDHMPLKERFILIWRNVSNMATTKNEVDIILNRLQYESLPVKPTCGNDIERQLFYKIDAMFNEGKAQGIFKPLDNYILASLSLDVSLSIAKKHVVGSYTITQATLDAAIEASWDAVIQH
- the rep gene encoding DNA helicase Rep, with the translated sequence MRLNPRQDEAVKYVSGPCLVLAGAGSGKTRVITNKIAYLVQQCGYQARHIAAVTFTNKAAREMKERVGQTLGKAESRGLMVSTFHTLGLNIIRREYKTLGLKSGFSLFDDQDQLALLKELTETQLDGDKDLLRQLMSSISNWKNDMLTPDQVKAQARSEQEQLFAFCFEMYLKQMKAYNALDFDDLIAMPVLLLKTHQEVRERWQAKIRYLLVDEYQDTNTSQYELVRLLVGERARLTVVGDDDQSIYSWRGARPQNLVLLNQDFPQLKIIKLEQNYRSTSRILRCANILIANNPHVFEKTLFSEIPDGEKLKLLTAKNEEHEAERVTGEIIAHKFLNRTQYKDYAILYRGNHQSRLIEKSLMQNRVPYKISGGTSFFARAEIKDIMAYLRVLVNPDDDNAFLRIVNTPKREIGPVTLEKLGSYANMRGKSLFAASFELGLEHHLSGRGLEALRRFTSWIVEIADNAERGNTVEAVRSLVRDINYEDWLYETSSSPKAAEMRMKNVSDLYTWITSDLEGDNYDQEVKTLKEVVQRLTLRDMMERGEGEDDADQVQLMTLHASKGLEFPYVYLMGAEEGILPHQTSIDEDNVDEERRLMYVGITRAQRELTFTMCRERRQYGEILKPTQSRFLDELPFDDVEWELHKKPQTAEERMEKGQAHIANLRAMFKK
- a CDS encoding c-type cytochrome, whose product is MDMNRQTLIILTATLTFSSFTFASGISDSERAAIADRIKPVGDVYLAGNEPVVETPSGPRDGAAVYSTFCIACHGTGVSGAPKKDDAGDWAPRIAQGEATLIKHAIEGFNAMPAKGTCMDCSDDEIKAAIEYMAAGL